Proteins encoded by one window of Candidatus Poribacteria bacterium:
- the mnmG gene encoding tRNA uridine-5-carboxymethylaminomethyl(34) synthesis enzyme MnmG, translating into MNTYHKHYDVIVVGAGHAGCEAALAAARMGCETLIVTINLDTIAKMSCNPAIGGLAKGHLVKEIDALGGEMAKNIDKTGIQFRRLNTKKGPAVRSSRAQADKKAYQDEMKRVLEAQQRLDIKQVLVEELLVENGRCIGILSQTQTAYFGDTVILTTGTFLKGIIHIGDVSYSAGRAGESSAEKLSESFLNLGFEIGRLKTGTPPRVNAQTVDFSVMEIQPGDENPLPFSFSTERITQSQLPCYLTYTNETTHDVIRENLHRSAMYSGRIVGIGPRYCPSIEDKVVRFSEKTEHQVFVEPEGRDTDEIYLNGISASLPEDVQVEMVHSIKGLENAEVMRFGYAVEYDFAPATQLQPTLETKKVQGLYFAGQLNGTTGYEEAAAQGLMAGINAALKVKGEKPLVLDRAQAYIAVLIDDLVTLDIREPYRMFTSRAEYRLALREDNADLRLTEIGRQIGLVDDNTFHLFQNKAADIQAELKRLQETLLKPTTATLKNLKNILQTGELKQPTSLADLLKRPELRYEHITQIAPPSETLPSAVQEQVEIQIKYDGYIQRQQRQIHQFKRLENFRIPDTFDYANVQGLKTEAREKLTKIRPASIGQASRLPGVSPADISILTVILHQKRA; encoded by the coding sequence ATGAATACCTATCACAAACATTATGACGTTATCGTTGTTGGTGCGGGACACGCGGGTTGCGAAGCCGCACTCGCTGCCGCGCGCATGGGCTGTGAAACGCTTATCGTCACAATCAATCTGGATACGATTGCTAAGATGTCTTGCAACCCCGCTATCGGTGGTCTCGCCAAGGGACATCTCGTTAAAGAGATAGACGCGCTCGGCGGTGAGATGGCAAAGAACATCGACAAGACAGGGATTCAATTTCGACGTTTGAATACCAAAAAGGGACCCGCGGTTCGCTCAAGTCGCGCACAAGCCGATAAAAAGGCGTATCAAGATGAAATGAAACGCGTCTTGGAAGCGCAACAAAGGCTTGACATCAAACAGGTATTGGTTGAAGAACTCCTCGTGGAAAATGGACGGTGCATCGGGATTCTGAGTCAGACACAAACCGCTTACTTCGGAGATACTGTAATTCTGACGACAGGTACTTTCCTAAAAGGCATCATTCATATCGGTGATGTTTCATATAGCGCAGGCAGGGCAGGCGAATCTTCAGCAGAAAAACTCTCAGAAAGTTTTTTAAACCTCGGCTTTGAAATTGGGCGGCTCAAAACAGGCACACCGCCGCGCGTCAATGCCCAGACGGTTGACTTCAGCGTGATGGAGATCCAACCCGGGGACGAAAACCCTCTTCCCTTCTCATTCTCAACCGAACGGATCACGCAGTCACAACTCCCATGTTACCTCACTTATACAAATGAAACAACACACGATGTCATTCGCGAGAATCTGCACCGTTCTGCAATGTACAGTGGGCGTATTGTAGGGATTGGTCCCCGCTATTGTCCATCAATTGAAGATAAGGTTGTCCGCTTTTCTGAAAAAACCGAGCATCAAGTCTTCGTAGAACCGGAGGGACGGGATACGGATGAAATTTACCTCAACGGTATTTCCGCGAGCCTCCCCGAAGATGTACAGGTAGAGATGGTGCATAGCATCAAAGGATTAGAGAACGCTGAGGTCATGCGCTTCGGATACGCCGTGGAATACGATTTCGCCCCAGCGACACAACTACAACCGACACTTGAGACTAAGAAGGTGCAAGGACTCTACTTCGCTGGACAACTCAATGGCACCACGGGGTACGAGGAAGCCGCCGCACAAGGACTTATGGCTGGTATCAATGCTGCGCTAAAGGTCAAAGGCGAAAAACCGCTTGTGCTGGATAGGGCACAGGCGTATATAGCCGTGCTTATTGACGATCTGGTTACGCTCGACATCCGCGAGCCTTACCGTATGTTCACTTCGCGCGCTGAATATAGATTGGCGTTGCGAGAAGACAACGCTGACTTACGGCTTACCGAAATCGGCAGGCAAATCGGGCTGGTTGATGACAACACATTCCACCTATTCCAAAACAAAGCAGCGGACATACAAGCAGAATTGAAACGGTTACAGGAGACGCTTCTTAAGCCAACCACAGCGACTCTGAAGAATTTAAAAAATATTCTCCAGACGGGCGAACTAAAGCAACCGACCTCATTGGCTGACCTCTTGAAACGGCCAGAACTTCGTTATGAACATATAACCCAAATCGCACCGCCCAGTGAGACATTGCCATCTGCCGTGCAGGAACAGGTAGAAATTCAGATTAAATACGATGGGTACATCCAACGGCAACAGCGACAGATTCACCAATTCAAGAGATTGGAGAATTTCCGAATCCCGGATACATTCGACTATGCGAACGTTCAGGGGCTAAAGACGGAAGCACGAGAAAAACTTACAAAGATTCGTCCCGCCTCTATTGGGCAAGCGTCGCGACTGCCCGGCGTTTCACCAGCCGACATTTCAATCTTGACGGTTATCCTTCATCAAAAGAGAGCATGA
- a CDS encoding M28 family peptidase has protein sequence MRTQCFLLLLIYLYCGVLSIACAEPDSNSEKIELKDTTDFRASTARQANATFDAQRAFAALEKQCEFGPRPPGSVAHRETQDYLFVELQKYANSVALQPHTYKAKTETLQLNNILAEFGPSTGETLLLAAHWDTRPFADHDPKPENRDIPILGANDGASGVAILLEIARVLKTHPPPRRVVIVLFDGEDYGRSTDDMFIGSRFFAKNLGKWKPDYGILLDMVGDKDLTLPIERYSWTANREFTEAIWNRASTLGLGPFQQRLGRAIMDDHVPLIEVGIPMVDIIDFDYPYWHTIEDTVDKCSPKSLEVVATLVISIIYDGL, from the coding sequence ATGAGAACACAGTGTTTCCTACTACTTTTAATCTATCTGTATTGTGGTGTGCTTAGTATCGCGTGCGCGGAACCGGATTCAAATAGCGAAAAAATAGAATTAAAAGACACCACCGATTTCAGGGCAAGCACGGCTCGCCAAGCGAATGCAACCTTTGATGCCCAGCGCGCGTTTGCAGCATTGGAAAAACAGTGTGAATTCGGCCCGCGACCACCAGGCTCAGTGGCGCATCGCGAAACACAGGATTATCTCTTTGTTGAACTTCAGAAATATGCGAACAGTGTAGCACTTCAACCGCACACGTACAAGGCAAAAACTGAGACGCTGCAGCTGAATAATATCTTGGCAGAGTTCGGACCTTCCACGGGTGAAACGCTGCTACTCGCAGCACATTGGGATACGCGACCCTTCGCCGATCACGATCCAAAACCGGAAAATCGGGATATACCGATTCTCGGTGCCAATGATGGCGCCTCAGGCGTCGCGATCCTCCTTGAAATTGCCAGAGTCTTGAAAACGCATCCGCCACCGCGACGGGTTGTTATTGTGCTTTTCGATGGTGAGGATTACGGTAGGTCTACCGACGATATGTTTATCGGCTCCCGGTTTTTTGCCAAAAACCTCGGAAAATGGAAGCCAGATTACGGGATTTTGTTAGATATGGTGGGTGACAAAGATTTGACACTCCCAATAGAACGCTACTCTTGGACTGCAAATCGCGAGTTCACTGAGGCTATATGGAATCGAGCATCAACCCTCGGTTTGGGACCTTTTCAACAACGCTTAGGCCGTGCGATTATGGATGATCACGTTCCCTTAATCGAAGTCGGTATCCCGATGGTTGACATCATCGACTTCGATTACCCTTATTGGCATACAATTGAAGATACAGTTGATAAATGTAGCCCTAAAAGTTTAGAAGTCGTCGCGACACTCGTTATTAGCATTATTTATGACGGACTGTAG
- the recR gene encoding recombination mediator RecR — MQEYPKPLAKLITELQKLPTIGQKTAQRLAFFMLKLPDTETAQIAEAIAQVKQQLCYCDVCGTITDTNPCYICTSPRRDTRMICVVEESDDLWAIERTNGYKGLYHVLGGVLSPLDGTGPDELGINTLFQRIKESSANSEPVQEVILATNWTTEGQATALYLTQHLERFEVTVTRIAYGIPVGGDLEYIDEVTLAKALEGRRKA, encoded by the coding sequence ATGCAAGAATACCCGAAACCGCTGGCGAAACTTATCACTGAACTCCAAAAGTTACCGACGATTGGTCAGAAGACAGCGCAACGTTTAGCGTTTTTTATGCTAAAGTTACCTGACACTGAAACCGCCCAAATCGCAGAAGCCATCGCACAGGTAAAACAACAACTCTGCTACTGCGATGTCTGTGGCACGATTACCGATACAAATCCGTGTTATATTTGTACAAGCCCACGCCGCGACACCCGGATGATTTGTGTTGTTGAAGAGTCGGATGATCTCTGGGCTATTGAAAGAACTAACGGTTATAAAGGTTTATATCATGTACTTGGGGGCGTACTCTCACCGTTAGACGGGACCGGACCGGACGAACTCGGAATTAACACGCTCTTTCAAAGAATCAAGGAATCCTCTGCAAACAGTGAACCGGTGCAAGAGGTAATTCTTGCCACGAATTGGACAACAGAAGGACAGGCAACTGCCCTTTATCTTACACAACATCTCGAAAGGTTTGAAGTCACTGTTACTCGTATTGCTTACGGTATTCCTGTAGGTGGAGATTTGGAGTACATTGACGAGGTAACCCTTGCGAAAGCACTCGAAGGCAGGCGAAAGGCTTAG
- a CDS encoding YbaB/EbfC family nucleoid-associated protein, which produces MKMNDLMKQAQQMQKRMLEIREELANRTVEATVGGGMVTAVVNGQQEVISLRITPEVVDPEDTEMLEDLVVAAVNEALQQSQELMSAEMSKLTGGLKIPGLP; this is translated from the coding sequence ATGAAGATGAACGACCTGATGAAACAGGCACAACAAATGCAAAAACGGATGCTTGAAATCCGAGAAGAACTCGCAAACCGAACTGTCGAAGCAACTGTCGGAGGTGGAATGGTAACCGCTGTCGTCAATGGACAACAGGAAGTCATCTCACTCCGGATTACACCGGAAGTTGTTGACCCGGAAGATACCGAAATGCTTGAGGACCTCGTTGTCGCAGCTGTCAATGAGGCACTGCAACAATCGCAAGAATTGATGTCCGCGGAAATGAGTAAATTGACTGGCGGTCTTAAAATTCCCGGACTCCCATAA
- the dnaX gene encoding DNA polymerase III subunit gamma/tau, with protein MSYEVLAQRWRPQNFSDVVGQEHVTTTLKNQILSERVGHAYLFWGPRGTGKTTVARIFAKAVNCPNRVRETEFDTIQTAEPCNQCVFCNDISQDRSLDVFEMDAASNRGIDTIRDLRENVKLSPATCTYKIYIIDEAHMLSTEAFNALLKTLEEPPPHVIFIMATTEHAKIPKTISSRCQDFDFRHLEDEKIIARLQLIAKEEEISADLDVLTLITRQSEGCLRDAENLLERLVSSAGKDLTTDAVEQIIGLGSSALLRKLTTAITERDISKSLKTLNDLTKQGTDLSQCLDQLIGYFRDLRLLAIDDNLSDLIQSPQSDLSELKQKAEQMSVSRLSRIIKILMHTDRDIKQYGYPQLQLEAAFIQLNSLEEGLPLQEIVDKLSALEQKFDAAGISEPPQQQFPSSEVDPSDRETAASQPLFQTSRKPAGSSASDFGKDKVNTQSKEQSVTSASSGLNVPNPSSTPQGSRDLADLPLFWEGLKPKLPMKLRYGLLEGSVPAVNGTNAVKIACSPTHLSMVTEEDKTIITNILTQEIGMSVTIELVALDTVPESASAQDATEKVERKTPLMRRVEAQDDPQLKTALELFDATVLETQ; from the coding sequence ATGTCTTACGAGGTTCTCGCCCAAAGATGGCGTCCGCAAAACTTCAGTGACGTTGTCGGACAGGAACACGTTACCACAACGTTGAAAAATCAGATTCTGTCTGAACGCGTCGGGCATGCCTATCTCTTTTGGGGACCTCGCGGTACCGGTAAAACCACCGTCGCACGTATCTTTGCCAAAGCCGTTAACTGCCCTAACCGTGTTCGAGAAACCGAATTTGACACTATCCAAACCGCAGAACCTTGCAATCAATGCGTCTTCTGTAACGACATCTCACAGGACCGGTCGCTTGATGTATTTGAGATGGATGCCGCCTCCAATCGCGGTATTGATACAATTCGAGACCTTCGGGAAAACGTTAAACTCTCTCCTGCTACCTGCACCTACAAAATCTATATCATAGATGAAGCGCACATGCTCTCAACAGAGGCGTTCAACGCGCTGCTTAAAACGCTTGAAGAACCACCGCCACACGTCATATTCATCATGGCAACGACCGAGCATGCTAAAATACCGAAGACAATTAGCTCCCGTTGTCAAGATTTCGATTTCCGACATCTCGAAGATGAAAAGATAATTGCACGCTTACAGTTAATTGCCAAAGAAGAAGAAATTTCAGCGGACCTGGATGTACTCACGCTCATCACCCGTCAATCTGAAGGCTGTTTAAGGGATGCCGAAAATCTGTTGGAACGTCTCGTTTCATCCGCTGGCAAGGATTTGACAACGGATGCCGTTGAACAAATCATCGGACTCGGTTCGAGTGCCCTGCTCCGAAAACTTACAACGGCAATTACGGAAAGAGATATTTCAAAGAGCCTAAAAACGCTAAACGACTTAACAAAACAAGGGACAGACCTGTCGCAATGCTTGGATCAACTCATCGGCTATTTTCGAGACCTACGTCTTTTAGCAATTGACGACAACTTAAGTGATCTAATTCAAAGTCCTCAATCAGATTTGTCGGAACTCAAGCAGAAGGCGGAGCAGATGTCGGTCAGCCGACTCTCGCGGATCATTAAGATATTGATGCATACCGACCGCGATATTAAACAGTATGGTTACCCACAACTCCAATTAGAGGCTGCGTTCATTCAACTTAACTCACTTGAAGAGGGCCTCCCGCTTCAAGAAATTGTTGATAAATTGTCCGCCTTAGAACAGAAATTTGATGCCGCGGGGATTTCCGAACCGCCGCAACAACAATTTCCGTCTTCAGAAGTAGATCCGTCGGATAGAGAAACCGCAGCATCACAGCCGCTTTTCCAAACGAGTCGAAAACCTGCCGGTTCATCCGCTTCCGATTTCGGAAAGGATAAGGTGAACACACAATCTAAAGAGCAATCCGTAACTTCCGCTTCATCAGGTCTGAATGTCCCAAACCCTTCGTCAACGCCACAAGGATCCCGGGACCTTGCAGACCTGCCACTGTTTTGGGAAGGATTAAAACCAAAATTGCCTATGAAACTCAGGTACGGTTTGTTAGAAGGCTCTGTTCCGGCTGTGAACGGCACAAATGCGGTTAAAATCGCTTGTTCACCCACACATCTCTCAATGGTTACGGAAGAAGACAAGACAATCATAACTAACATTCTAACGCAGGAAATCGGCATGTCCGTGACGATTGAGCTGGTTGCGTTGGATACTGTCCCAGAATCAGCTTCTGCTCAAGATGCGACTGAGAAAGTAGAACGAAAGACACCACTCATGCGAAGAGTTGAGGCGCAAGACGATCCGCAGCTCAAAACAGCACTTGAACTTTTTGATGCTACAGTTTTGGAAACCCAATAA